The Candidatus Methylacidiphilales bacterium genome contains the following window.
TTCAACAATATGGGGAGATAAACGACGTAGAGTTCACCGGGGATGGCCGCGGCATAGGGCGCTCTGATGTTTTCCTGCGAAGCATGGGGTTCCACCCATTCGGGATGGGGCTCAAGACGCCACCACTCAAACTGGGACAACAGTTGTTTTCCCCAGGCGACCTGCTGTGCTCCTGGAAATTGAGCCGCCACATCCCATGAAGGATCCAGATACGAATGCCAGTCGCCATCCGGGGTAAGTCCATAAGGCTCACGGGCGGACTCCATCTCGAAAATACCCCCGGCCCCATAAGTATGGCCCGCCGCGCCGGTCAGCATCGCAGTCCAAAACGCAAATCGTACAACATCCTGCCGATTGTGCTCCTGCAACCCTTCATAGACAATCTCCCCGATCAGGACCGGCATCTTGGGAGCAGCCTGCAAGCCTTGCTTGAGTAACTCAATCGAACCCGGCATGCCCCACCACTCATCGTGACTGGCCTGCAGCATTTCGAAATCCAGGAGGGCCGGCTCCTCGATCTGCTCCCTCCCGCTTTGCATGCCTCGTGGATGTACCGTAAACAAACGGCGATACGGATCGGTTTGACGAACGTACCGCGCCACCTCCGTCCAGCCATGTTTTTGAAACGCAGAGTCCTGCTTCCTGCGGTCAGTGATGGTCAGGCCGCGCTTTTTAAGATCTTCCAGTTCGTGCGCGGTCCGGGGCGGCCAGTAAGGCATCGTAAGCTCGCCGGCCAGGCACCAAACGACGGGCAGGGCGCCCCACCTGGCAATCAGATACCTCCAATGCTGGTTCATCTTCTCGACGCCCATTGCAGGAAGATGATAGCCCCAGGCGCCCACGACGCAGGGCAGCAACCCGTTTTCCACCAGATATTGGATGCGCTGATCGGCAAGGTCGAAGTATTTGGGGTTTATGCGGGCGTAGTTGTCTTCCCATGCGTAACCCGCCTCATTCATGCTGCGGGGATCGAATGGAGGCGCGCCGCCCCCCGAGTCCTCGGGATTCAATCCGGAGGTAATCTGAATGACTGTGTACCCCTTCTTTCTGCGGTCTTCAGTCAGGGCATGGAAATCGGACGGCCAGCCGAAACGCTTGCAAAGCCCAAACCACCATGTGTCGCCCAGCCAGAAGAAAGGAGTCCCGTCCTCATGTTCAAAGTGGCGAAGGTCGTTACTCACGCGCACCGGCCCGTGAAGGAACAGCGGGTTGGTTCCTTTGTAAGGGGAGAACTCCATCGTTCCCGACTTGCCGTGCAGGCTTGAATTTGCCGTGTCACTGCAAATCACACGGTAGGTGTACCGTCCCGGTACACGCGAGGCATAACGCATTTTCCACGTTTGTCCTCCCGCCCAGAACGCCGGAACAACTTGCTGCTTCCCTTGCGAGTCGCTTACCACAACGTCAACCGTCGCCTCGTTGTAGGGGTCGTGGTACTGTTTGGTCGAGACGAACGTCAGCTCAAGAGGTTGGTGATTAATGCCGGATGGATTTTGCCGCGACGGAGTCTGGCCCGCGCTGCCGTCGGTCCTGGCGGAACACCCGGAAAAAAGCGGGGGCACCAGCGCGAGCGAGGCGGCTCCCACCGTCTTCAGGAACGAACGTCGGGAAGTATGGTTCATGCGGTTCTCTCCTCCAAGGGTCTTGACGCTTTGCCGATCCTTGTAATGATACTACTTGGTGTCGGGAAGGTGGATATGACTTATGTTACTTTCTGCGTCAGGTGCCGAATGTTGAAGTCCGCCATGTCCCCGTTGAATCCTTCCGCGGGATGGTTTTTCCAGGCAATATGACATTCGACCCCTTTCTCCCTCGCCAGTTTTTGGAAACCAACACCGAAAGCGGGACTGTGAATATAAAAATTCTGGTCCTTTTCCTTTTCGGGCTTGTTGAGATCATGACTGTAATAAATGTAGATGGGAGGTGCGTCTTTGCTGAGCAGTCGCGGCGGCGAAAGTGTGTCGAAGTATTTTTCCAGTTCCGGCCGCTTCTTCAGGAAAGCATCGAAATCAAATTCCGGCAATCCGACGATCTGGCCGCAGCCCGGAAACTCCGGCCCGACCCACTCCCGCATTTGCTCGGGGTCGATCGTGGTCGTGGCGCCGCCTATTCCAACCGCCGTCACGCGGGTTGACATCCGTTCCACGGGATCAGGCGAAGTTGGCTTGGCCATATCCGGGGACAAGGCAAGCCACAAGGCGTTCAAGCATCCCGCTGATTCTCCCGTCAGCGCGACGCGTTTCGGATCAAGACCCCATTCCTTCGCGTGATACCTCGTGAATTGCAACGCGCGCCGCGTGTCGTAAAAGGGACCCTTGATCGGCGGATACAGTCCGTCCTTGTTGGCGTCTTCCACAAATCGATAGTTGATGAAGACGAGCGCCACGCCGGCATCGAGAAGGCGCTTGGCGTTGTCGCTGCCGTGGCCGTACTTCTTGTCGCCGCTCTGCCAGCCGCCCGCATGGATGTCCATGGCGAAGGGGAAAGGCCCCGGCCCATCCGGTTTGAAAATATCAAGCTTTTGCAAGGGATGTTCCCCATAGGCGACATCTTCCTTCCAAGGTGGGGGTTGTGCTTCGTTTTTAGCTGTGCTCGCAGTCATGGCGACTCCGTTGGTGATTGATTTTCACGGTGCTGACTTCTTGATTTTGGGTGCGGCACCTCGTTTGTAAGGTGTCAGCGTCTCATCCATTGCCACTGTTGTCTCGGTAGTGTAGCGTTTCTTCAAATCAAGACACCGCCTATAACTTCGTCACAGTCACGCTCTGGACGTAATACGGGCCGTTATTGAAACGGAAGCTGAACCCCCAGATGCTGACAAACTGAGCGTCGTCGATCCGCCATTTCAGGGTGTGCCAGTTCTTGTTGTCGGGCACGTCCTCTGGCGGCAGCGTCTTGAATTCGGATGTGGACTCGTAGGTCAACTTGATCTCGGCCGGCGAATTGTTTGGATCGCGGCGGACGACCGCGCTGATCTCGATCGGGACGGTGGTGTAGGAAAGGAAATTGGGATCAACCATGAATGTCACGCTGTCGCCAATATCGCCGGGCCGCGCCCCATTGCCGTAGGCGATGACGTCCTTGGCGATGGCATCGCCGGCCTTGGTATGCAGGCCTTTTTCGATATTATGCTCGCCCATGGTGATCGACACGGACTTGGCGTCGGTGTAGTCGCCCCCCCACGGGAAGGGTTTGCCTTTGGCGGCCTTGGCCTCGGCCACGAGCTTCTCGGGAACATCGAGCACAATGACGGGCGCCACGGTCAGGTCGTAGGTGCTGGCTTTGGTTTCCTGGCCGGTCAGGGGATCGATGATGCGCACTTCCTGTCCGAAATCGACATGCGCCGGGTCGCCCTTGGGCGCCCAGGTCAGAAGAACCGGACCTTCAGCGCCTTGAAAGACGAAGCCGTATTCGCGCTCGTGAAACAACACCAGGCCCAGATAGGTGGGATTTTGGCCGAGGTATTTGATCATGTTCCCCAAACCAATGAAGGCCGGGCGCGGGGTGCCATCACCGGCGATGATTCCCATTCCGCTGTCGATACTCCCCCCTTTTGCGTCCCGGGCCATGAACCAGTGGATGCAGGTGACGCCCTGGGCGATGCCCAGCGTATAAGCCTTGACCAGCCCCTGGCCCTGGATCGCGCCGCCTTGTCTTTTGAAGTCGCAGCCAAGCTCGGTAAAGACAATGGGGCAGTTGATCCTGTTCGGATCGCGCTCGGCCAGCATTTTGCGCAGGGTGGGGACGATGCTCATGAAGACCGCTTCGGAGCCGTTGTTGTCCAAAACGGTACCTAACAACTCGTACGGATGCACCGTGATGTAGTCGAAATACCCATTGGCCCCGCCTTTGATCACCCGGTCCAGGAAGTTGACGTTGTTCGATGCCGCGGCGATGCCGACCAGACATGTGGGGTCGGCGGCATGGGCGGCATTGTAGGCGGCTTGCATGATTTTGGGATAATCCTGCACCGCTGTCTTGCGGTTGACCCCGCCGTTGGGCGGTTCGTTCCACACTTCCCAGGACTTGATCCGCCCGTTGGCGTGTTTGACGACTTCAGTGACGTATTTGGACCAGCCGGAAAGATCACGGACCGGAAATCCCCCTGTGCGCTTCCCATTGACCCATCCAGAGCCGAAGAACCAGCCTCCGGTCCTGATTTTGTGCTCTTCCAAATATTTCAGGTTGGCGTCCATCTGCTCGAAATTCCACTTGCCCGGCTCGGGTTCGACGCGTTCCCAGTTGGTAAAGGTGGTGCGATTTTCATGGCAGCCGATTGCCTCCATCTGGATGTCGGCCTCCAGATTCCAGTCGCCGCCGCCAAAGCCCCACGGGCTCGTGGGCGCGCCGGGAACCTGGTTCGGGTTGTCCGCCGCCCGGCTGACAGGGGCGATCAGTATGAGAATGGCGGCTGCAATCGTTCCGAGTGATGTCTTGGTTTTCATGGTTTATCTATTTCCTGGTGCTTGTGTTGACCAAATCTAGGAGAAGCGTGTTCACTTGTCCAACCCTATCACCGTGCAACCGCATTTAAAGTTATGGGGAATCTTGGAGCGCCTCCGCCGCGGCGGACGAGGAGCGTAGCGGCGCGGCAATCCAGAAGAAATACGCACACACCCGGAAGCGGTCGCCGCGGCGACCTTTCCGCCTCTCTTGATAGAGGGGATTGGGCCTCGCGAGGACGAACGCGGCGTAACCGTCAAAACGAAATACGGGACGCTCAAATTAGCGTCCCGCGCCAGACTATTTGTCTTATCCCGCGTTACCCTTTAAAGTTACGCGCAACTCGCCGTAGCGCCAGCAGGCTCAATGTGCCCAAGCCAAACAGGGCGAGGCTGGACGGCTCGGGAACCGCCGCGACCAGCGCAATTCCCCCGTGCCCATCACCATCAGTCCAACCAAACGTCACCGTGCCGGCAACGCCGCCATTGTTATTGGTGCTCATCGCGGCCCATGCATTATCACCCCAAGTAGGACCAGGAGTTATGAAAAGGTTGTCCAACTGGGTCGTTTGCCCTGCGGACTGCGTATGTGCGTTATTAGCATAAAGAATATCCACACCCATATCGCCGGCACCAAGTGTCAAGTTGAAGTTATTGCCGGGGTTGCCATTGGAGCCACCACCGAAAACGTTTTGAGGAACATAGGAACCCACGGAGCCCACGCCGGTAAACGATATGGACCCGCCGCCCAGCTCTTCAAGCGCAGCCCCGGAATTATTCCACGTAACATTATGCGTTCCAGATGTCGGATTTGCCAACCCCCAGAGGGCAACGCTGTCTCCATTAAATGAATCGCCCAAGAACGTCATGGCCACGCCATTGTAGGCAAGAGTAATATTGGTAAATGGGTCAGCAGGACTAACATCGCCGTTCCACGAAGCCAACCCAACGAGCAGATAGGTGTTGGATCCCGATACCGTATGGCTCCAGGAACCGCTGGTGGCGGTGGCGGCGGTATATTCGTTAAGAGTGGGTGAAGCGGTAACGCTATCGACTGCGACTTGCGCCCCGGCAGATGCGGGCAGCAAGGCCCACACGACTGTCGATAGAATGAACGCGGGAATGAATCCGAGCTTGGTTTTCATATGGTTTTTGACGGGTTAAGGTTCTCCGGGTGTTTGGAAGCTGACTTTAGTTTGGGTTTCTTATGTCGCAAGAATTGTGACTCAAGCAATGCTCCGAAGCAATAAATTTTTAACTTAAGATTAAGTTGATCCTTTTCTTCAAATGAGCGATCGCGCACAATAAACACCTGGGAAAGGCAGCCGGAATGCCGGAAAAGTGGATGTCACACTGGCGGAAGACCCGCCCCGGAATCGATCGTGATCCGCGCTCTCGTCAGGCGGTCAGCACTCTTTTTCCCGATTCAAACGACTCCACCGCGGCCCAGGCGAGTTGAAGCGCCCGGCGTCCAGCCTGCGCATGGATGGGCGGCGGATCGCCGCGCCGAAAGGCCTGAAGGATCGCGTCGAGATGCAAATCAAAGGTCCGGTTAAATTCCCGGTCGTAATCGTTGAAATATCCCGCCTCCCAGACTTCGGCGGTTTCATTGCCGACCGCCTGAAAAGTGAATCGCTGGACGGTGTCGTGGATCATGATCCGTCCCTTCGTGCCGTTGATCTCCAGCAAATGGGTGTTTTTATAGGCGTAGGAAGAATCGTAGGTCCCGACCATGCTTCCAACCGCGCCCTCGGCGAAGGTCAGCGCAAGAACCACCGTGCGATAACCGCCGCCGGTTAGGTTTGTCATTTCAGACATCACCGAACGGATCGGCCCGCAAAGGTGCTCGAGTTGGTCGAAGCCGTGGCACTGCGTTTCAATCAGGTTCGCGTGGGGATGCGTGCTGATATTGGCCTCGCCGCCAAAGCGCCACGCGGCATGAATGATTTTGCCAAGGCGGCCTTTCCCGATGGCTTCACGGGCGAGCCGGATGGCCTTCGCGTAGCGGTGGTTGAAGTTGATCGCGAAAAAAAGATTCCGTTCCGCCGCCGCCGCCAGCATCTGCTCCGCTTCCTTCATTTCGAAGGCAAAGGGTTTTTCCACCAGCAACGGATACCCCGCCTGGATGACTTCCATGGTGGCCTTGAAATGTTCGAGGTTCGGAAGGCTCAGGCTGACGAAATCGGGCTTTTCCTTCTCCAGCATTTCCGTGACGTTGGTGTACGGGCGCACGCCGAATTCGTCGGCGCGGGTCTTTGTCTTTTCCGGGCTGCGGCCCGCGATGGCGCAGAGTTCGACGTCGGGCCGTTGCGAAAAGACGCGGGCATGCTGGCGGCCCCAGCCGCCTGCGCCGACGACACAGACCTTGAGTTTCCTGGTGTTCATTGTTCGATGATGACTTTGCCTGTTTCTCCCTGGAAGAAGATCTCGAAGGCGTGTTGGATCTCGTCAACACCCATCCGGTGGGTGATGATCTGGTTGAGGTAGGCGCGATGTTGCGTCAAGCGCCGCAGATTCGCCGGGAGTTCGTCGAATCGGAAATACTCGCTTCCCACCACGCTCCGTTCCGGCGCAATGATGTCGGGTGAAATTTTCAGCGCGATCCCCTCGCCATGCCCCACACAAATGAGGGAGCCGCGCTGGCCGAGTGCCCGAAGACCATCCTCGCGCGCCGCCTGTTTCCCGGTCGTATCGACGGCCATGTCGGGATGTTCCGTGCCCTGGGCTTTCAGTCCCGATGCCAACGGAGTTTCCTTCACATTGATAGGCACCCCGCCAAGCTGTTCCACCATTTTAAGGCGATACGGAATGATGTCGGTGACGAAAACCTTCACCTGGCGGCCCAGGATGATCTTGGCCATGGCCAGCACTCCCAGGCCGATCGGCCCGGCGCCGAGAACGATCAGCGACTCGATGTCCGGACGGACCATCTGGCAGCGCTCAATCGCATGGCCGCCCGTGCCCATGATGTCGAGCAGCAAGGTCGCCTCGGTTGCCGAGAATTCGTCCGGGACGGGAAAGAAAATGCTTTCATGAACCAACTCATATTGGCCGTATCCGCCGTCGCGATTGAAACCCATGTCGCCGCGCTTCTGCAAACACTGGTTGGTGAAACCGAGCCGGCAGGAGCGGCATTCTCCGCAGAAATCCATCAGGAACACCACACCGCTTGTGCCCACGGCCGTCCGGGTCCCCGACCCGGCAGCAACGACGGTGCCGGCCGCCTCGTGGCCGGGTGTGGCTGTCGGCGAGCCGTCTGCAAGCCTGCCGTCAAAAAACTGGGGCCGTTCAGAACCGCACAAGGCATTGGCGTGAACGCGGAGCAGGAGCTGGCCAGGTCCGGGAGTCGGAACCGCTTTTTCCCCGAATTTGATTTGTTTGTTCCCGACAAAAAGCGGGACCTTGCAGGCGGAAGGTATTGGGTTGCTCATTTTAAATTCCTTGAATTTTTTTGCGATTTAACCGGGCCGGAATGGGTTTCGGTATCTCGTTCCGACATAGGTTGATCCCGCCATGATTGGCCGGGAGAGACTTACAATCCATGAGTTTTGGCTGCTGATGTTTTGAGATTCTTTGTCACAGCCATCCCACAGGTTGAAACAACTAGTGGTCTGCATATTTCATACTCATTTCAATGGTCAACCCGTTAGCGCCGGGACCTAACAGCGGAAAGACACGCGCTGGGCCTATGCAGGCTCTTGCAAAACCGACTCAGACGCCGTCGGACCTGGCCTGCTGCAGCCGCGCCATGATCATTCCGCGCGCGGCCTGGAATCCCCTGTAATAGGATTGGGCCTTGTTCACGATACGCCAAAGGCCGACCGCTTTGTCGGCCAAGCCGCCCAGATGAATTTTTTTGCCCAAACCGGTAACGGCAAAAAGCCCGCCCAATGGAATCAGGACGAGCAGGGCCGGACCCATACGCGATGCCAGCGCCCGCCCCGTTTGAACCCAGCCAAGTTGTTTGTTGAGATACTCGACTTCGGCCACCAGTCCGGCGCGCTGCAATTCGCTGTCCTGAACCAGGCGCGCCTTGCGGAGCCGGATTTCTGTCAATCCTTGCAGCATGCCCGGTCCTTTTTCAACTGGCCGAGGGTTTCCGCGAACGGCATGGCCTCGCGCTTCAGGCGTTTGTTGAGCGAAATGCCTGAATAAATCGAACCCAGCAAATAGAGGAGAAAGATGACCACGACCGCGATGAAGCGTTGTTCCGGATCATGCCAGAATGCAAGCAGCACCAGGAGCGTCAGCATAATGAGGGAGGCGGCGGCCAGAAACACCGTCGCCGAGGCCCAGATCAAAACTTGTACGAGGCGCAGTTTCTCTTCCTGGAGTTCCAGCGCAAAAAGATCCACCCGCGTCTCCACGATTCCGAGGAGACGGGACATAAGACGTTTGGCGGAGGAAAAAATTCCGCCACCCCCTGCTGCGGCGTCCGGCATGTTATTTCCGGTTTACAAGAATGCCGATCAACAGCCCGAGGCCGAAAGCGATGCCGAGGGATTCATAGGGATGTTCACGGATCAAACGATCGGTTTCCTTCGCGCCCTCGATGGCTTTTTCGCGCACAACGCCTTCAATCTGCTGGAGGCGTTCCTTGGCCACGCCGACTTTTTCCGACAGTTTGACGCGGGCTTCCTTGGCCTTGACGCTCAAGTCGCCGGCGGTGGCCCGAATCAGGGCTTCGGCATCGCTGATGACTTCTTTAACATCGTCCACAAGTTTCTCTTTGGTAATGACAGTTTCGCTCATGCCAACCATCCAACCAGAAAACAGGCTTGTACGCAAGTGCTAGAGTGTTTTCATCCAAGAAAGTTTTAACGCAGCACCCCAGAGGCAAAAACCGCAAAAATTGGAACCGGGATTGAACCACGGATGGACACAGATAACCACTGATGGAAGTCAACGCAGGTTAAAGCAAACAACACACGATTTGTTCCGGGCTATTTCCCATCTGCGTTCATCCGCGTTTATCCGCGGTTCAATTTTTTCAATCTAGGAAAACAAGTCCCGTCGGGATTCGCGGCGGCGGAGCTGCAGGGCGTGCTCATAGCGCGCGCGCAAACGCCCGTCGAACCATACCTGGCCGAAAATTTCGCCTAAAACCATCGCCACCCCCAGCACCGGCATCGCCAGCAGCAATCCCGTGGCCCCTCCGATCACCCCGCCCGCAAAAATCATCAACACCGTCAGCAAGGGATGCGCACTGAGGGAACGTCCGACGGTCAGGGGCGTATAGAGAAAGTCGTCCAACATCCGCACCACCAGGAACAGGCAAATCGACCCGACAAACAACAGCCGGTTGGCCGGCACGCCGATCGCGCCGGAAAAATAAAACAGTTGGTCCGGGGCCTGGGCCACGCTGATCAGCGCGACCAAAATGCATCCCAGCACGGAACCGGCAAAGGGGACCCAGGCAAACATTGCGCACAACAACCCGAGAAAAACAGCCTGCCGAAAGCCAAACAAACCGAAGGGCAATCCAAGCAGCCAAAGCCCCAGAGCCAGCGTAACGGTATCCAGAACCGTCAGGGCAATCAGTCCGCGGAAGTACCGTTTCATCTGGCGGTCCACCCGGTCAAACAGGAGCAACACCTTCTCAAAAAACGCGTTCGGCACGCCGCGCATAACAAGTCGCTTGCATGTACCCGCGTCTTTCAGGATGAAAAAAGTCAGGTACGGGACCAGGAGAAGCGACGGGATCCACGAAATGAAATATTTCACCACGCCGGACAGGTTTTCCTTGATGAAGTTTTCCTTAAGGTCCATCAGCTTCTGGCTGATTGTTTCAGCCACATGGGCGTCCGCCAGCCAGGCATGCCTGCCTTCCAGGTCCCGCAGGAAACTGTTGATCATTTCCTCGAGACGGGTCAGGCAACCCGGCAACTGGTCCTGCAAAAGATAAATCTGCGTTGTCAGCCAGGGCAAAACCAGCGGAATCAGAAACAATACCGCC
Protein-coding sequences here:
- a CDS encoding DUF4038 domain-containing protein; this translates as MNHTSRRSFLKTVGAASLALVPPLFSGCSARTDGSAGQTPSRQNPSGINHQPLELTFVSTKQYHDPYNEATVDVVVSDSQGKQQVVPAFWAGGQTWKMRYASRVPGRYTYRVICSDTANSSLHGKSGTMEFSPYKGTNPLFLHGPVRVSNDLRHFEHEDGTPFFWLGDTWWFGLCKRFGWPSDFHALTEDRRKKGYTVIQITSGLNPEDSGGGAPPFDPRSMNEAGYAWEDNYARINPKYFDLADQRIQYLVENGLLPCVVGAWGYHLPAMGVEKMNQHWRYLIARWGALPVVWCLAGELTMPYWPPRTAHELEDLKKRGLTITDRRKQDSAFQKHGWTEVARYVRQTDPYRRLFTVHPRGMQSGREQIEEPALLDFEMLQASHDEWWGMPGSIELLKQGLQAAPKMPVLIGEIVYEGLQEHNRQDVVRFAFWTAMLTGAAGHTYGAGGIFEMESAREPYGLTPDGDWHSYLDPSWDVAAQFPGAQQVAWGKQLLSQFEWWRLEPHPEWVEPHASQENIRAPYAAAIPGELYVVYLPILLNDRESLHQWKSPVLSKLDPKVTYDAFWFCPSTAKEEPISTVQVGAEGTWAPPVPEEMVDWVLVVAKRGMRKSSPQIKGKYL
- a CDS encoding alpha/beta hydrolase, translating into MTASTAKNEAQPPPWKEDVAYGEHPLQKLDIFKPDGPGPFPFAMDIHAGGWQSGDKKYGHGSDNAKRLLDAGVALVFINYRFVEDANKDGLYPPIKGPFYDTRRALQFTRYHAKEWGLDPKRVALTGESAGCLNALWLALSPDMAKPTSPDPVERMSTRVTAVGIGGATTTIDPEQMREWVGPEFPGCGQIVGLPEFDFDAFLKKRPELEKYFDTLSPPRLLSKDAPPIYIYYSHDLNKPEKEKDQNFYIHSPAFGVGFQKLAREKGVECHIAWKNHPAEGFNGDMADFNIRHLTQKVT
- a CDS encoding endo-1,4-beta-xylanase, coding for MKTKTSLGTIAAAILILIAPVSRAADNPNQVPGAPTSPWGFGGGDWNLEADIQMEAIGCHENRTTFTNWERVEPEPGKWNFEQMDANLKYLEEHKIRTGGWFFGSGWVNGKRTGGFPVRDLSGWSKYVTEVVKHANGRIKSWEVWNEPPNGGVNRKTAVQDYPKIMQAAYNAAHAADPTCLVGIAAASNNVNFLDRVIKGGANGYFDYITVHPYELLGTVLDNNGSEAVFMSIVPTLRKMLAERDPNRINCPIVFTELGCDFKRQGGAIQGQGLVKAYTLGIAQGVTCIHWFMARDAKGGSIDSGMGIIAGDGTPRPAFIGLGNMIKYLGQNPTYLGLVLFHEREYGFVFQGAEGPVLLTWAPKGDPAHVDFGQEVRIIDPLTGQETKASTYDLTVAPVIVLDVPEKLVAEAKAAKGKPFPWGGDYTDAKSVSITMGEHNIEKGLHTKAGDAIAKDVIAYGNGARPGDIGDSVTFMVDPNFLSYTTVPIEISAVVRRDPNNSPAEIKLTYESTSEFKTLPPEDVPDNKNWHTLKWRIDDAQFVSIWGFSFRFNNGPYYVQSVTVTKL
- a CDS encoding PEP-CTERM sorting domain-containing protein, translating into MKTKLGFIPAFILSTVVWALLPASAGAQVAVDSVTASPTLNEYTAATATSGSWSHTVSGSNTYLLVGLASWNGDVSPADPFTNITLAYNGVAMTFLGDSFNGDSVALWGLANPTSGTHNVTWNNSGAALEELGGGSISFTGVGSVGSYVPQNVFGGGSNGNPGNNFNLTLGAGDMGVDILYANNAHTQSAGQTTQLDNLFITPGPTWGDNAWAAMSTNNNGGVAGTVTFGWTDGDGHGGIALVAAVPEPSSLALFGLGTLSLLALRRVARNFKG
- a CDS encoding Gfo/Idh/MocA family oxidoreductase, translated to MNTRKLKVCVVGAGGWGRQHARVFSQRPDVELCAIAGRSPEKTKTRADEFGVRPYTNVTEMLEKEKPDFVSLSLPNLEHFKATMEVIQAGYPLLVEKPFAFEMKEAEQMLAAAAERNLFFAINFNHRYAKAIRLAREAIGKGRLGKIIHAAWRFGGEANISTHPHANLIETQCHGFDQLEHLCGPIRSVMSEMTNLTGGGYRTVVLALTFAEGAVGSMVGTYDSSYAYKNTHLLEINGTKGRIMIHDTVQRFTFQAVGNETAEVWEAGYFNDYDREFNRTFDLHLDAILQAFRRGDPPPIHAQAGRRALQLAWAAVESFESGKRVLTA
- a CDS encoding alcohol dehydrogenase catalytic domain-containing protein, producing the protein MSNPIPSACKVPLFVGNKQIKFGEKAVPTPGPGQLLLRVHANALCGSERPQFFDGRLADGSPTATPGHEAAGTVVAAGSGTRTAVGTSGVVFLMDFCGECRSCRLGFTNQCLQKRGDMGFNRDGGYGQYELVHESIFFPVPDEFSATEATLLLDIMGTGGHAIERCQMVRPDIESLIVLGAGPIGLGVLAMAKIILGRQVKVFVTDIIPYRLKMVEQLGGVPINVKETPLASGLKAQGTEHPDMAVDTTGKQAAREDGLRALGQRGSLICVGHGEGIALKISPDIIAPERSVVGSEYFRFDELPANLRRLTQHRAYLNQIITHRMGVDEIQHAFEIFFQGETGKVIIEQ
- a CDS encoding phage holin family protein, with the protein product MSRLLGIVETRVDLFALELQEEKLRLVQVLIWASATVFLAAASLIMLTLLVLLAFWHDPEQRFIAVVVIFLLYLLGSIYSGISLNKRLKREAMPFAETLGQLKKDRACCKD
- a CDS encoding DUF883 family protein codes for the protein MSETVITKEKLVDDVKEVISDAEALIRATAGDLSVKAKEARVKLSEKVGVAKERLQQIEGVVREKAIEGAKETDRLIREHPYESLGIAFGLGLLIGILVNRK
- a CDS encoding AI-2E family transporter produces the protein MKTSVTGLEHPAVWLCVIGGTLAILFLLDLVWWVSLPLVLAVVFYYLSQPFLEMLMRRGLSHDKALYVFLAMVSLAVLFLIPLVLPWLTTQIYLLQDQLPGCLTRLEEMINSFLRDLEGRHAWLADAHVAETISQKLMDLKENFIKENLSGVVKYFISWIPSLLLVPYLTFFILKDAGTCKRLVMRGVPNAFFEKVLLLFDRVDRQMKRYFRGLIALTVLDTVTLALGLWLLGLPFGLFGFRQAVFLGLLCAMFAWVPFAGSVLGCILVALISVAQAPDQLFYFSGAIGVPANRLLFVGSICLFLVVRMLDDFLYTPLTVGRSLSAHPLLTVLMIFAGGVIGGATGLLLAMPVLGVAMVLGEIFGQVWFDGRLRARYEHALQLRRRESRRDLFS